A portion of the Diprion similis isolate iyDipSimi1 chromosome 4, iyDipSimi1.1, whole genome shotgun sequence genome contains these proteins:
- the LOC124405512 gene encoding uncharacterized protein LOC124405512 isoform X1, whose protein sequence is MDGGNQYNEKVLSRYNGTVETDQRCRLLRDMDQDENHYVLIETNDKRGNSRLRKWLIGLLICLCASLVIVNSFTYRQFISSHSTPRFHNLIRENEIEVDSSDADVPMGPVPGFVVRTSGCRIPSFEVMDESIRRYFQETTEFQCNAGTHLPLVDSNLTSLFVDPKAKAYFYNDTEPVQCCWSKFWRSEGNDNSISYESTCQNFVNSTRIKDGEFVKVKCERKGKEVYTDYHAFVPRKESVENRCGSSPAPGPGSGRLSVLILGLDSVSRLNFHRTMPKTVAALQGLGAVEMMGYNKVGDNTFPNLVPVLSGLSEEELTIACWTTKKKTFDDCPFIWSNFSAAGYRTVLGEDACSITTFNYLKSGFKNEPTDYYLRPYCIATENGIGNTHKLNADLCVGTRMTFDNLLAYSRKVAEEFAKDSYFAFFWQASLTHDFVTYSKFGDESYRRFIDQAADDGLLEHTALIVMSDHGIRWGSFRQTYQGYVEERLPFVFIALPRWWREKFPSAWANFRRNSRSLTTPFDLHETLQHILRPEELEEDKLKERSRRILTERNTPRGLSWFLPIPDHRNCSMAGIPGQWCMCHLSQSTPTTDPMVQQAVGFLVNELNRLLQSYPQCAVLKLKSILNSKVWGAQSHKSDKAAPATDYSITIQTQPGDAIFEASIRHRAEDLSQTLVGSISRLNLYGKQSACVDDFKMRLYCYCP, encoded by the exons ATGGACGGTGGTAATCAGTATAATGAGAAG GTACTGTCACGCTATAATGGGACCGTGGAAACGGATCAACGCTGCAGACTTCTTAGGGACATGGACCAGGACGAAAATCATTATGTACTCATTGAAACCAATGATAAAAGAGGGAATTCTCGTCTCCGTAAATGGCTTATCGGTTTACTCATTTGCCTCTGTGCTTCCCTTGTGATAGTCAACAGTTTTACGTACAGACAATTCATCTCATCTCATTCCACACCGCGGTTTCACAACCTGATCCGAG AGAATGAGATCGAGGTCGATAGTAGCGATGCGGATGTGCCGATGGGTCCGGTTCCTGGTTTCGTCGTGCGGACATCAGGCTGCCGAATTCCATCATTCGAGGTGATGGACGAGAGCATCAGGCGATACTTCCAGGAAACGACGGAGTTCCAGTGCAATGCCGGCACTCACCTACCCCTGGTCGACTCGAACCTCACATCGCTGTTCGTGGACCCGAAAGCGAAAGCATATTTCTACAATGACACCGAACCTGTGCAGTGTTGCTGGAGTAAATTCTGGAGATCGGAGGGTAATGACAACAGTATTAG CTACGAATCAACGTGCCAAAATTTCGTTAACTCGACCAGGATCAAGGACGGGGAATTCGTCAAGGTCAAGTgcgagagaaaaggaaaagaggtGTACACGGACTATCATGCGTTTGTACCGCGTAAGGAGTCGGTCGAAAATAGGTGCGGGTCTTCACCCGCGCCCGGGCCGGGTTCCGGGCGTCTCAGTGTCCTCATCTTGGGGTTGGATTCGGTTTCGAGGCTCAATTTTCACCGGACAATGCCGAAGACCGTTGCGGCGCTGCAAGGTCTTGGGGCCGTGGAGATGATGGGATACAACAAGGTCGGCGATAACACCTTTCCCAACTTGGTACCCGTGCTGTCCGGGTTGTCCGAAGAGGAGTTGACCATCGCTTGCTGGActacgaagaagaaaacattCGACGACTGCCCTTTCATATGGAGCAACTTCAGCGCCGCAGGGTACCGCACTGTTCTCGGCGAAGACGCCTGCAGTATAACCACATTCAACTACCTGAAGTCCGGATTCAAGAACGAGCCAACGGACTACTATTTACGGCCGTATTGCATCGCGACCGAGAACGGCATCGGCAACACGCACAAGCTGAACGCGGACTTGTGCGTGGGCACCAGAATGACCTTCGACAATCTGTTGGCCTACTCTCGAAAGGTCGCTGAGGAGTTCGCGAAGGATTCATATTTCGCTTTTTTCTGGCAGGCAAGCTTGACTCACGACTTTGTTACCTACTCGAAATTCGGCGACGAGTCCTACCGGCGGTTCATCGACCAAGCAGCCGACGATGGCCTCCTCGAACACACCGCTCTGATCGTAATGAGCGACCACGGTATTAGGTGGGGCAGCTTCCGACAGACTTATCAGGGCTACGTGGAAGAGAGGCTACCCTTCGTGTTCATCGCTTTACCGAGGTGGTGGAGAGAAAAGTTTCCTAGCGCTTGGGCCAACTTCAGACGAAACTCACGGAGTCTTACGACACCGTTCGACCTCCACGAGACCCTACAGCACATCCTGAGGCCGGAGGAACTCGAGGAAGATAAGCTCAAGGAAAGATCACGGCGAATATTGACGGAGAGGAACACGCCCCGCGGCCTCAGCTGGTTCCTTCCAATTCCTGATCACCGGAACTGCTCCATGGCCGGCATTCCTGGCCAATGGTGCATGTGCCATCTCAGCCAGAGTACCCCGACCACTGACCCCATGGTCCAGCAGGCCGTTGGCTTTTTGGTCAATGAATTGAACCGCCTGCTGCAAAGCTATCCTCAGTGCGCGGTTTTGAAGCTCAAGTCTATTTTAAACTCTAAGGTGTGGGGTGCCCAGTCTCATAAATCGGACAAAGCTGCTCCGGCGACTGACTACTCCATTACGATTCAGACCCAGCCTGGTGACGCTATTTTTGAGGCCTCCATTCGACATCGAGCTGAAGACTTGAGCCAAACCCTTGTCGGATCCATCAGCCGACTGAACCTGTACGGTAAACAGAGCGCCTGCGTTGATGACTTTAAAATGCGCCTGTACTGCTACTGTCCGTGA
- the LOC124405512 gene encoding uncharacterized protein LOC124405512 isoform X2, producing MDQDENHYVLIETNDKRGNSRLRKWLIGLLICLCASLVIVNSFTYRQFISSHSTPRFHNLIRENEIEVDSSDADVPMGPVPGFVVRTSGCRIPSFEVMDESIRRYFQETTEFQCNAGTHLPLVDSNLTSLFVDPKAKAYFYNDTEPVQCCWSKFWRSEGNDNSISYESTCQNFVNSTRIKDGEFVKVKCERKGKEVYTDYHAFVPRKESVENRCGSSPAPGPGSGRLSVLILGLDSVSRLNFHRTMPKTVAALQGLGAVEMMGYNKVGDNTFPNLVPVLSGLSEEELTIACWTTKKKTFDDCPFIWSNFSAAGYRTVLGEDACSITTFNYLKSGFKNEPTDYYLRPYCIATENGIGNTHKLNADLCVGTRMTFDNLLAYSRKVAEEFAKDSYFAFFWQASLTHDFVTYSKFGDESYRRFIDQAADDGLLEHTALIVMSDHGIRWGSFRQTYQGYVEERLPFVFIALPRWWREKFPSAWANFRRNSRSLTTPFDLHETLQHILRPEELEEDKLKERSRRILTERNTPRGLSWFLPIPDHRNCSMAGIPGQWCMCHLSQSTPTTDPMVQQAVGFLVNELNRLLQSYPQCAVLKLKSILNSKVWGAQSHKSDKAAPATDYSITIQTQPGDAIFEASIRHRAEDLSQTLVGSISRLNLYGKQSACVDDFKMRLYCYCP from the exons ATGGACCAGGACGAAAATCATTATGTACTCATTGAAACCAATGATAAAAGAGGGAATTCTCGTCTCCGTAAATGGCTTATCGGTTTACTCATTTGCCTCTGTGCTTCCCTTGTGATAGTCAACAGTTTTACGTACAGACAATTCATCTCATCTCATTCCACACCGCGGTTTCACAACCTGATCCGAG AGAATGAGATCGAGGTCGATAGTAGCGATGCGGATGTGCCGATGGGTCCGGTTCCTGGTTTCGTCGTGCGGACATCAGGCTGCCGAATTCCATCATTCGAGGTGATGGACGAGAGCATCAGGCGATACTTCCAGGAAACGACGGAGTTCCAGTGCAATGCCGGCACTCACCTACCCCTGGTCGACTCGAACCTCACATCGCTGTTCGTGGACCCGAAAGCGAAAGCATATTTCTACAATGACACCGAACCTGTGCAGTGTTGCTGGAGTAAATTCTGGAGATCGGAGGGTAATGACAACAGTATTAG CTACGAATCAACGTGCCAAAATTTCGTTAACTCGACCAGGATCAAGGACGGGGAATTCGTCAAGGTCAAGTgcgagagaaaaggaaaagaggtGTACACGGACTATCATGCGTTTGTACCGCGTAAGGAGTCGGTCGAAAATAGGTGCGGGTCTTCACCCGCGCCCGGGCCGGGTTCCGGGCGTCTCAGTGTCCTCATCTTGGGGTTGGATTCGGTTTCGAGGCTCAATTTTCACCGGACAATGCCGAAGACCGTTGCGGCGCTGCAAGGTCTTGGGGCCGTGGAGATGATGGGATACAACAAGGTCGGCGATAACACCTTTCCCAACTTGGTACCCGTGCTGTCCGGGTTGTCCGAAGAGGAGTTGACCATCGCTTGCTGGActacgaagaagaaaacattCGACGACTGCCCTTTCATATGGAGCAACTTCAGCGCCGCAGGGTACCGCACTGTTCTCGGCGAAGACGCCTGCAGTATAACCACATTCAACTACCTGAAGTCCGGATTCAAGAACGAGCCAACGGACTACTATTTACGGCCGTATTGCATCGCGACCGAGAACGGCATCGGCAACACGCACAAGCTGAACGCGGACTTGTGCGTGGGCACCAGAATGACCTTCGACAATCTGTTGGCCTACTCTCGAAAGGTCGCTGAGGAGTTCGCGAAGGATTCATATTTCGCTTTTTTCTGGCAGGCAAGCTTGACTCACGACTTTGTTACCTACTCGAAATTCGGCGACGAGTCCTACCGGCGGTTCATCGACCAAGCAGCCGACGATGGCCTCCTCGAACACACCGCTCTGATCGTAATGAGCGACCACGGTATTAGGTGGGGCAGCTTCCGACAGACTTATCAGGGCTACGTGGAAGAGAGGCTACCCTTCGTGTTCATCGCTTTACCGAGGTGGTGGAGAGAAAAGTTTCCTAGCGCTTGGGCCAACTTCAGACGAAACTCACGGAGTCTTACGACACCGTTCGACCTCCACGAGACCCTACAGCACATCCTGAGGCCGGAGGAACTCGAGGAAGATAAGCTCAAGGAAAGATCACGGCGAATATTGACGGAGAGGAACACGCCCCGCGGCCTCAGCTGGTTCCTTCCAATTCCTGATCACCGGAACTGCTCCATGGCCGGCATTCCTGGCCAATGGTGCATGTGCCATCTCAGCCAGAGTACCCCGACCACTGACCCCATGGTCCAGCAGGCCGTTGGCTTTTTGGTCAATGAATTGAACCGCCTGCTGCAAAGCTATCCTCAGTGCGCGGTTTTGAAGCTCAAGTCTATTTTAAACTCTAAGGTGTGGGGTGCCCAGTCTCATAAATCGGACAAAGCTGCTCCGGCGACTGACTACTCCATTACGATTCAGACCCAGCCTGGTGACGCTATTTTTGAGGCCTCCATTCGACATCGAGCTGAAGACTTGAGCCAAACCCTTGTCGGATCCATCAGCCGACTGAACCTGTACGGTAAACAGAGCGCCTGCGTTGATGACTTTAAAATGCGCCTGTACTGCTACTGTCCGTGA